One window of the Ictidomys tridecemlineatus isolate mIctTri1 chromosome 11, mIctTri1.hap1, whole genome shotgun sequence genome contains the following:
- the Ltap1 gene encoding protein C1orf43 homolog isoform X4, producing MRFAMKSRRGPHVPVGHNAPKDLKEEIDIRLSRVQDIKYEPQLLADDDARLLQLETQGSQSCYNYLYRMKALDAIRASEIPFHAEGRHPCSLMGKNFRSYLLDLRNTSTPFKGVRKALIDTLLDGYETARYGTGVFGQSEYLRYQEALSELATVVKARVGSSQRQHQSAAKDLTQSPEVSPTTIQVTYLPSSQKSKRAKHFLELKSFKDNYNTLESTL from the exons GACTTGAAAGAGGAGATTGATATTCGACTATCCAGGGTTCAGGATATCAAGTATGAACCTCAGCTCCTTGCAGATGATGATGCAAGACTGCTACAACTGGAAACTCAGGGAAGTCAAA GTTGCTACAACTATCTGTATAGGATGAAAGCTCTGGATGCTATCCGTGCTTCTG AGATCCCATTTCATGCTGAAGGCAGGCACCCCTGTTCCTTAATGGGCAAGAATTTCCGCTCCTACTTGCTAGATCTTCGAAACACTAGTACTCCTTTCAAGGGTGTGCGGAAGGCCCTTATCGATACCCTGCTGGATGGCTACGAGACAGCCCGCTACGGGACAGGG GTGTTTGGCCAGAGTGAGTACCTGCGCTATCAAGAGGCCCTGAGTGAGCTGGCCACTGT TGTCAAAGCACGAGTTGGGAGCTCTCAGCGACAGCACCAGTCAGCAGCCAAAGACCTAACTCAGTCCCCTGAAGTCTCCCCAACTACTATCCAGGTGACATACCTTCCCTCCAGTCAGAAGAGTAAACGTGCCAAGCATTTCCTGGAATTGAAGAGCTTTAAGGATAACTATAACACATTGGAGAGCACTCTGTGA
- the Ltap1 gene encoding protein C1orf43 homolog isoform X2: protein MASSSNWLSGVNVVLVMAYGSLDLKEEIDIRLSRVQDIKYEPQLLADDDARLLQLETQGSQSCYNYLYRMKALDAIRASEIPFHAEGRHPCSLMGKNFRSYLLDLRNTSTPFKGVRKALIDTLLDGYETARYGTGVFGQSEYLRYQEALSELATVVKARVGSSQRQHQSAAKDLTQSPEVSPTTIQVTYLPSSQKSKRAKHFLELKSFKDNYNTLESTL from the exons GACTTGAAAGAGGAGATTGATATTCGACTATCCAGGGTTCAGGATATCAAGTATGAACCTCAGCTCCTTGCAGATGATGATGCAAGACTGCTACAACTGGAAACTCAGGGAAGTCAAA GTTGCTACAACTATCTGTATAGGATGAAAGCTCTGGATGCTATCCGTGCTTCTG AGATCCCATTTCATGCTGAAGGCAGGCACCCCTGTTCCTTAATGGGCAAGAATTTCCGCTCCTACTTGCTAGATCTTCGAAACACTAGTACTCCTTTCAAGGGTGTGCGGAAGGCCCTTATCGATACCCTGCTGGATGGCTACGAGACAGCCCGCTACGGGACAGGG GTGTTTGGCCAGAGTGAGTACCTGCGCTATCAAGAGGCCCTGAGTGAGCTGGCCACTGT TGTCAAAGCACGAGTTGGGAGCTCTCAGCGACAGCACCAGTCAGCAGCCAAAGACCTAACTCAGTCCCCTGAAGTCTCCCCAACTACTATCCAGGTGACATACCTTCCCTCCAGTCAGAAGAGTAAACGTGCCAAGCATTTCCTGGAATTGAAGAGCTTTAAGGATAACTATAACACATTGGAGAGCACTCTGTGA
- the Ltap1 gene encoding protein C1orf43 homolog isoform X3, which produces MNLSSLQMMMQDCYNWKLREVKVCCKLLESTSVRSPTGCYNYLYRMKALDAIRASEIPFHAEGRHPCSLMGKNFRSYLLDLRNTSTPFKGVRKALIDTLLDGYETARYGTGVFGQSEYLRYQEALSELATVVKARVGSSQRQHQSAAKDLTQSPEVSPTTIQVTYLPSSQKSKRAKHFLELKSFKDNYNTLESTL; this is translated from the exons ATGAACCTCAGCTCCTTGCAGATGATGATGCAAGACTGCTACAACTGGAAACTCAGGGAAGTCAAAGTATGTTGCAAGCTCTTGGAGAGCACTTCAGTGAGGAGTCCCACAG GTTGCTACAACTATCTGTATAGGATGAAAGCTCTGGATGCTATCCGTGCTTCTG AGATCCCATTTCATGCTGAAGGCAGGCACCCCTGTTCCTTAATGGGCAAGAATTTCCGCTCCTACTTGCTAGATCTTCGAAACACTAGTACTCCTTTCAAGGGTGTGCGGAAGGCCCTTATCGATACCCTGCTGGATGGCTACGAGACAGCCCGCTACGGGACAGGG GTGTTTGGCCAGAGTGAGTACCTGCGCTATCAAGAGGCCCTGAGTGAGCTGGCCACTGT TGTCAAAGCACGAGTTGGGAGCTCTCAGCGACAGCACCAGTCAGCAGCCAAAGACCTAACTCAGTCCCCTGAAGTCTCCCCAACTACTATCCAGGTGACATACCTTCCCTCCAGTCAGAAGAGTAAACGTGCCAAGCATTTCCTGGAATTGAAGAGCTTTAAGGATAACTATAACACATTGGAGAGCACTCTGTGA
- the Cfap141 gene encoding cilia- and flagella-associated protein 141 codes for MSAEKITKVEENFQRALEFKKMVNRWQTSHIHCAWQMTLSQRRNPYTILRMQDAMVKELALANKQLLMVRQAALHQLFEKEHQQYQQELNQMGKAFYVERL; via the exons ATGTCTGCGGAAAAGATAACAAAAGTAGAAGAG AACTTTCAAAGGGCCCTAGAATTTAAGAAGATGGTCAACAG GTGGCAAACTTCACATATTCACTGTGCATGGCAGATGACATTGAGCCAGAGGAGAAACCCATACACCATCCTAAGGATGCAGGATGCCATGGTAAAGGAATTGGCACTGGCCAACAAACAACTACTGATG GTCCGTCAAGCTGCCCTGCACCAGCTGTTTGAAAAGGAGCATCAGCAGTACCAGCAAGAACTAAATCAGATGGGCAAAGCTTTTTATGTGGAGAGACTCTGA